In the Methanobacterium sp. genome, TGTTAGTATCTCTATAAGTGTTTTCCATTAGTTTAACCATCTCAGCTGTTACTAAGTTTTGAACCATGATGATTTCACCTTCAGTAATTCTTTCATAGAGTGAAGCAGCTATTTTAGTGCTTTTAGAATCAATTCCTCCAATTACTCTTGCATTATGAGTCATTTCATATAATGTGTTATTGGGAAGGGCTCTTTCAGGAGTATAAGCGACTTTAAAGTCTTTGCCAGCTTTAAATCCACTTTTTTCCAGTAAAGGAATTACCAAGTTTTCGCAAGTACCTGGTGGCACAGTACTTTCAATGATAACCAAATCATTCTTCTTTAAATCTTTAGATATAGAATTACAAGCCGATACAACTGCAGAAAGATCCGATTTTTTGTTTTGGTCCACAGGAGTAGGCACGATAACCATTATTATCTTGGAATTTTCCATAGCATCCTTGGAATCAGTGGTGGCAGATAAAAGATCCTTTTCAACTGTTTCTTTTACAATTTCATCCAAACCAGGTTCCATGATGGGAGAATGACCCGAGTTTATTATCTCCACATTTTTATAGTTTATATCAACTCCGCATACTTTAAGGCCACTTTTAGCAAGTAATGCGGCTGTTGGCAACCCCATGTGCCCTAAACCAAATATTGCAATGGATGAACTTTCTTTAGTCATTGATCAATCCCCTAAACAAGTAGTTTTTGATTTGACAATATATAATGCTTTAATTAGTATTTTTTATTTCTGAAAAAGATTTAGTCAGTGTTAAAATCTTAATTAATCTTTTTTAATCTTTTTGTTTGCAGTTAAAGGTTAATTAATTTTCAGATTAAGCATCTTTATTATTTTATTTATACATGGAATATTTAATTATTGCAAACAAATGATTATGGATGTCAATAGGACACCATTATGGATTTTCCTGCCAATAAAAGGTCTGGATGGGGGAAACGTGGACTTTCCCCATCAAAAACTAAGTTAATAATATATTCAGGATTTTTAGCCTCGAATTCAGCCACAGTAATGCTTTCATCCACCTCTAACAATTTCTTTAAATTGTTAGCTGTGATCTCCTCTGGAGGTTTTATTTCAAGTTTACCTTGCTGATACCTATCCAGAATCGCGTCAAGTATCTTTTCTGAAGCAGTTCCATCACCATAAGGATTAGTTGCTTCTTTCATCCTACAATAAATAGTATCATCATTTAATATTTGAGACACGTTTTTGATTATTTTATCAGTTTTGGCACCCACCAAAATGTTACCACCGGCATGAACTGTCTCTGGCCTTTCAGTATTGTATCTGAGAGTTAAGCAGGGGATATTCAGGGTGATTGCTTCTTCCTGAATTCCTCCAGAATCAGTTATCATCAATTTAGAATTTGATTGGAGTATTAGGAAGTCCAGATAACCTATAGGTTTAATTATTTTGATATGTGGTGCTTTTTCAAGTTTTTCATACATTCCAAACTTTTTAAGTGTTTTGATTGTTCTGGGATGTGTAGGAAACACAATTGTAGCATTTTCAATGTTTAAAAGGGCTTCAATAATGTTTTCAAGCCTTTCTCTATCATCAACATTTTCAGCTCGGTGTAATGTTAAGGAAATGATGTTTCCTTCAAGTTCAAGTTGAGACATTATGTTTGAACTTTTTCTGGCAATTTTAAGGTTCCGGTAACAAGCATCAACTACTGTATTACCGGTTATGAATATATTCTGTGAGGAAATTCCTTCCAAAAGCAAATTAACAGCTGTTTCCTCAGTTGGTACAAAAAAAAGGTTGGTACAAACATCAGCCACCATCCGGTTTATCTCTTCAGGCATGGTCTTATCATGTGAACGAAGCCCGGCTTCAACATGCCCCACTGCAATATGTAATTTAGCTGCAGCCAGGGCCCCTGCTAAAACTGCGTTGGTATCTCCCTGCACCAGCACAATATCCGGTTTTTCAGCAATTAAAACTTCTTCTATCCCCTTTAACATGGTAGCTGTCTGTTTTCCATGAGAATTTGACCCCACACCTATGTTATAGTCCGGTTCTTTTAGTTC is a window encoding:
- a CDS encoding nucleotide sugar dehydrogenase, with product MTKESSSIAIFGLGHMGLPTAALLAKSGLKVCGVDINYKNVEIINSGHSPIMEPGLDEIVKETVEKDLLSATTDSKDAMENSKIIMVIVPTPVDQNKKSDLSAVVSACNSISKDLKKNDLVIIESTVPPGTCENLVIPLLEKSGFKAGKDFKVAYTPERALPNNTLYEMTHNARVIGGIDSKSTKIAASLYERITEGEIIMVQNLVTAEMVKLMENTYRDTNIALANELALVCSSLDVDAIEAIQAANHHPRVNIHTPGPGVGGHCLSIDPYFIVETAQKNGVDTPLIKASREVNEGMPGKVSKIIQSALKDIGKSIEGSEIGILGVAYKGNVADARETPAEPLIKNLMDKGAIALVNDPYVSPDIINSWGAKIVDLKTALSSDCVVLITDHDKYLDIKPSMIKNGLIVCTRPVLDREAFQKGGVIFKGVGR
- the wecB gene encoding UDP-N-acetylglucosamine 2-epimerase (non-hydrolyzing) yields the protein MKIAFIIGTRPEIIKMSPLIDEVDRRGIDYILVHTGQHYDHEMSQQFFLDLELKEPDYNIGVGSNSHGKQTATMLKGIEEVLIAEKPDIVLVQGDTNAVLAGALAAAKLHIAVGHVEAGLRSHDKTMPEEINRMVADVCTNLFFVPTEETAVNLLLEGISSQNIFITGNTVVDACYRNLKIARKSSNIMSQLELEGNIISLTLHRAENVDDRERLENIIEALLNIENATIVFPTHPRTIKTLKKFGMYEKLEKAPHIKIIKPIGYLDFLILQSNSKLMITDSGGIQEEAITLNIPCLTLRYNTERPETVHAGGNILVGAKTDKIIKNVSQILNDDTIYCRMKEATNPYGDGTASEKILDAILDRYQQGKLEIKPPEEITANNLKKLLEVDESITVAEFEAKNPEYIINLVFDGESPRFPHPDLLLAGKSIMVSY